The following proteins come from a genomic window of Kitasatospora sp. NBC_01246:
- a CDS encoding WhiB family transcriptional regulator has product MSTVITPPIPSVPQTSQITPADQADPPEVSLMQITTIEQAEALGLPIPCRAFDPEVFFAETPADVEYAKSLCGTCPVKDACLTGALERREPWGVWGGELFVQGVVVARKRPRGRPRKTEVAA; this is encoded by the coding sequence GTGTCCACGGTCATCACGCCGCCCATCCCGTCCGTACCGCAGACAAGCCAGATCACCCCGGCCGACCAGGCCGACCCTCCGGAGGTTTCCCTGATGCAGATCACCACCATCGAGCAGGCCGAGGCGCTCGGTCTCCCCATCCCGTGCCGCGCCTTCGACCCGGAGGTCTTCTTCGCCGAGACGCCCGCCGACGTCGAGTACGCGAAGTCCCTCTGTGGCACCTGCCCGGTCAAGGACGCGTGTCTGACCGGTGCGCTGGAGCGGCGCGAGCCGTGGGGCGTCTGGGGTGGCGAGCTCTTCGTCCAGGGTGTCGTCGTGGCCCGCAAGCGGCCGCGTGGCCGCCCGCGCAAGACCGAGGTCGCAGCGTGA
- a CDS encoding ThiF family adenylyltransferase, which translates to MRLLLKPALSRSWRDSETLQFGTVRQYAGVVERADRARCDFLGLLDGTRDRPALLAAGERAGLGREPTGALLDELERTGLLDDAEAAGRALARFPQPHRELLGPDLASLSLVHSAPGAAPAVLGRRTDHRVEVRGAGRVGAAIAAVLAAAGTGAVTVTDTGRVRPADCSPAGLPPGEVGRLRSTAARDAVRRASARRTAPSTRRPSARDLDLVVLAPRDGSGAFAGGAAEARELLRAGVPHLYVGVVEEFGVVGPLVVPGVSACGHCLVLAREDEDPAWPRILAQLADEGPGRARTPACDTGLATAVAGLAALHAQVYLDGGRPPSLDGWCELSAVDGMPRRLRLKGHPDCGCLWQPQPPG; encoded by the coding sequence GTGCGCCTCCTGCTGAAGCCCGCCCTCTCCCGCAGCTGGCGGGACTCCGAGACCCTGCAGTTCGGCACCGTCCGCCAGTACGCCGGGGTGGTCGAACGCGCGGACCGGGCCCGCTGCGACTTCCTCGGCCTGCTCGACGGGACGCGGGACCGGCCCGCGCTGCTGGCCGCCGGCGAGCGGGCCGGCCTCGGGCGCGAGCCGACCGGCGCACTGCTGGACGAGCTGGAGCGGACCGGGCTGCTCGACGACGCCGAGGCGGCGGGCCGTGCGCTGGCCCGCTTCCCGCAGCCGCACCGGGAGCTGCTCGGCCCGGACCTCGCTTCGCTCTCCCTGGTGCACTCCGCCCCCGGCGCCGCCCCCGCCGTCCTCGGCCGCCGGACCGACCACCGGGTGGAGGTGCGCGGGGCCGGCCGGGTCGGCGCCGCGATCGCCGCCGTCCTGGCGGCCGCCGGTACGGGGGCGGTCACCGTCACCGACACCGGCCGGGTGCGGCCCGCGGACTGCTCCCCCGCCGGCCTGCCGCCCGGCGAGGTCGGGCGGCTGCGGTCCACCGCGGCCCGCGACGCCGTCCGGCGGGCCTCGGCCCGCCGCACGGCTCCGAGCACCCGCCGCCCGTCGGCGCGGGACCTCGACCTGGTGGTGCTGGCGCCGAGGGACGGCAGCGGTGCCTTCGCCGGCGGCGCGGCCGAGGCCAGGGAGCTGCTGCGGGCCGGGGTGCCGCACCTGTACGTCGGGGTGGTGGAGGAGTTCGGCGTGGTCGGCCCGCTCGTCGTGCCCGGTGTCTCGGCCTGCGGCCACTGCCTGGTACTGGCCCGCGAGGACGAGGATCCGGCCTGGCCCCGGATCCTGGCCCAGCTCGCCGACGAGGGCCCCGGCCGGGCCCGCACCCCCGCCTGCGACACCGGCCTGGCGACGGCCGTGGCGGGCCTCGCCGCCCTCCACGCCCAGGTCTACCTGGACGGCGGCCGGCCGCCGAGCCTCGACGGCTGGTGCGAACTCTCGGCCGTCGACGGCATGCCCCGGCGGCTGCGGCTGAAGGGCCACCCCGACTGCGGCTGCCTCTGGCAACCGCAGCCGCCGGGATGA
- a CDS encoding ABC1 kinase family protein, producing MSDLPRKAMTRTARLAALPLGIAGRATLGLGKRIGGRSAEVVTAELQQATADQLFKVLGELKGGAMKFGQVLSVFEAALPEEVAGPYRAALTKLQDAAPPMPAAKVHTALAERLGEGWRELFREFDDRPAAAASIGQVHRAVWHDGREVAVKVQYPGAGDALLADLTQLSRVAWLLGPLIPGLDIKPLITELRERVAEELDYELEAQAQRRHAEEFAGDPDIQVPGVVAQADQVLVTEWMDGTPLAEVITGGTQEERDRAGHLLARFLFAGPSRTGLLHADPHPGNFRLLKDDGPVAGWRLGVLDFGTVDRLPGGLPAPIGASLRMALAGDAAGVLEMLREEGFVKPSIELDPDAVLDYLVPIIEPAAVDTFHFTRAWMRAQAARIADPRSPAYNLGKQLNLPPAYLLIHRVTLSTIGVLCQLGANAPFRAEMRRWLPEFEERPATPPKARTATKATKAVKKP from the coding sequence GTGAGCGATCTTCCGCGCAAGGCAATGACCCGCACGGCACGGCTCGCAGCCCTGCCGCTGGGAATCGCCGGGCGGGCCACCCTCGGGCTGGGGAAGCGGATCGGCGGGCGCTCCGCCGAGGTGGTGACGGCCGAGCTCCAGCAGGCCACCGCCGACCAGCTCTTCAAGGTCCTGGGCGAGCTCAAGGGCGGGGCGATGAAGTTCGGGCAGGTGCTGTCCGTCTTCGAGGCCGCGCTGCCCGAGGAGGTCGCCGGGCCCTACCGGGCGGCCCTGACCAAACTGCAGGACGCCGCCCCGCCGATGCCCGCCGCCAAGGTCCACACCGCCCTCGCGGAGCGCCTGGGCGAAGGCTGGCGGGAGCTGTTCCGGGAGTTCGACGACCGGCCGGCGGCCGCCGCCTCGATCGGGCAGGTGCACCGGGCCGTCTGGCACGACGGCCGCGAGGTGGCCGTCAAGGTCCAGTACCCGGGCGCGGGCGACGCCCTGCTGGCGGACCTCACGCAGCTGAGCCGGGTGGCCTGGCTGCTCGGCCCGCTCATCCCCGGCCTCGACATCAAGCCGCTGATCACCGAGTTGCGCGAGCGGGTCGCCGAGGAGCTGGACTACGAGCTGGAGGCGCAGGCCCAGCGCCGGCACGCCGAGGAGTTCGCTGGCGACCCGGACATCCAGGTGCCCGGTGTGGTCGCGCAGGCCGACCAGGTGCTGGTCACCGAGTGGATGGACGGCACCCCGCTGGCCGAGGTGATCACCGGCGGCACCCAGGAGGAGCGCGACCGGGCCGGGCACCTGCTGGCCCGGTTCCTGTTCGCCGGCCCGTCCCGGACCGGCCTGCTGCACGCCGACCCGCATCCGGGCAACTTCCGGCTGCTCAAGGACGACGGCCCGGTCGCCGGCTGGCGGCTCGGGGTGCTGGACTTCGGCACCGTCGACCGGCTGCCGGGCGGGCTGCCCGCCCCGATCGGCGCCTCCCTGCGGATGGCCCTGGCGGGCGACGCCGCGGGCGTGCTGGAGATGCTGCGCGAGGAGGGCTTCGTCAAGCCCTCGATCGAGCTGGACCCGGACGCGGTGCTGGACTACCTCGTCCCGATCATCGAGCCGGCGGCGGTGGACACCTTCCACTTCACCCGGGCCTGGATGCGGGCCCAGGCCGCGCGGATCGCCGATCCGCGGTCGCCCGCCTACAACCTGGGCAAGCAGCTCAACCTGCCCCCGGCGTACCTGCTGATCCACCGGGTCACGCTGAGCACCATCGGGGTGCTCTGCCAGCTGGGCGCCAACGCGCCGTTCCGGGCGGAGATGCGGCGGTGGCTCCCGGAGTTCGAGGAGCGCCCCGCCACCCCGCCGAAGGCGCGCACCGCCACCAAGGCCACCAAGGCTGTCAAGAAGCCCTGA